A segment of the uncultured Desulfobulbus sp. genome:
CCACGAACCTGCATCCGGTTGCGCCAAGCGGTCAGGCCCTGGTACAGTTGGCGCCCTCAGGTCCGGGATACGGCGAGAATACCATCCACAACTTGCTGCTGACCACCATCTATGCGGCCCGACGCGAGATCGTCCTCACCACCCCCTATTTCGTTCCCGACAACGCCCTGCTCGCAGCCCTGCAGTCGGCGGCCGAACGTGGGGTCGAGGTGTGGATCATTGTCCCGAAATACAATGATTCCCATCTGGTGCACTATGCAAGCCGCGCCCGATACGACCTCCTCGCCAAGGCCGGTGTGCGCATCATGGCTTTTAGCGGCGGTTTGCTTCATGCCAAGACGATCACTGTGGACCAGGATTTCTGCCTCTTTGGTTCGGTCAATCTTGACATGCGCTCCTTTTGGCTCAACTTTGAAATGACCCTCTTTGTCTATGACCATGAATTCACCCGCAAGGTTAGAGAGCTGCAGCAAGGGTACTTGCAGCAAACCACGCGCTATGATACGGAAAAATTCCAGAATCGATCCTTTGGCGAGCGGTTGCTGGAAAATATTGCGCTACTGGTGAGCCCTCTCCTGTAGCCCTTCGACACCCGCAACCCTAGAGAATTTTGCGCACGCTTGTCGTTCTGGTCAAGTGCCTCGAGAACGACGTTTCGAGCTTCGCAAAAGACTGATTTCACTTTTCGTGACTTTCAGTTTTTTGAGTTTTTACGAGTCCATCTTGTTTGGCAGGTATATTTTCGATGAAGATTTTGCTCATCAGCGACATCCACGGTAACTACCCCGCTTTGGCGGCGGTCAGTGCGGCCGTCAACACTCTTGACTACAGCCATATCCTCAACTGCGGCGACAGCCTGGTCTATGCCCCGTTTCCCAACCAGACCATTGACTGGTTGCGGACAAACAAGGTCTTCTCCATTCGCGGCAACACCGATGACCGGGTAATCAAACTGCTCAAGGGCAAAGGATTCAAGAAACCGTCAAAGGCGGAAAAGCGGATCATGTACACCAGCACCGCCGAAGCGTTGACTGCGGAAAATAGGGCCTTCATGCTTGAGCTAAAAAAAAAGAAGCTGCTGCGGCTTGGCCACGCCTTTATCGGCCTCTATCATGGCAGCCCGGCCAACCACGAAGAACTCCTCTTTGATGACACTCCGGAAAAACGTCTCAAGGAACTCGCCAAGGAAACCAGCTGTGAAATCATCGTCACCGGTCACTCCCATACGCCCTATCATCGCTACGTGGGCGGGGTCCATTTCATCAACCCCGGTTCGGTCGGCCGCATGTTCGACGGCTCACCCGAGGCCTCCTATGCCATCCTGCAAATAAAAAAGGGCAAGATAGAGGTCAGCCACTATCGTTGCCCGTATGATGTGGACGCCGTGGTTCAGGGAATCACCGACAGCGGGCTCCCCGAAATCTACGGCGAAATGTTCCGTGCCGGGAAAAAATTCAACTAAGAGGCCTGATTCCCCTCTGCACGCCTGTGGTCAAAGATTACTGCAGAGCGCACTGATAGGCCTCCTCGATACGCGCCTCTACATAGCGCAGATCGTCTTCGCTGCACTGTTCGAGATCGAAGCAGACCGCGTCGCTGCCCAACAGTCCGCCGGGAACAAAGGAACCCTTCTCCTCGGGATCAGTTATCATCTCACCGAAGAAACAGACCGAGAGCCAACGCGGCGTATCTTCAATGACATCCACCATCACATACAGCGGTTGCTCCCTGGTGGGAACCGTTCCCCTGAGCGAATAGGTCACCCCTGGACGGGGATGGAACTCGATCACGCCCTTGTCCTGTGCCTGCAGGCACTCCTTTAAACGGATAAACCCGTCCCTGTTGCCCTCAGCGGATGTTTCCCAGGAGGCGATGAACTCCTCAACGGCTTGTGTGGCAGCGCTCATTGTCACAACTCCTTTAGACGATTGCAGATGAGATACCGGAAATCACGGCCCCCACCTGATAACTGTTCTTGAATTCAGTGAATTATCCTTAGTCCATATAAACCCGTCGTCACGGTTGTACCACAAAATTCGTTATATTTCCCCTGATCAGGGGGAGCGACGACAAAAAAAGCCGCCACCCTGCAGAGGATGACGGCGTACTTGCACCAATGGACGGCAAGGAGAAAAAATTACCGATGGATCAGGTTCCTACTCAGGCCGCCTGGCCGCAGCATTTTTTGTATTTTTTGCCAGAACCGCAGGGACAGGGGGCATTGCGCCCGATTTTGTCTTCGGCACGTTGCACCGGTTTGCGATCCTGTTCGGCAGGTTCCGAGGCACTCAGCCGCTTCATCTCCGCCATCTCCCGCTCACGCTGCTGACGACGTTCCTCCTCCAGGCGGGCGAGTTCCTCGTCCTGCACCAACTGAATCCGCATCAGGTTGGCAATGGTATGCTGCTTGATGGCCTCGATCATGGTAGCAAACAGCTCGTAGCCCTCGCGTTTGTACTCAAGCAACGGATTTTTCTGACCATACCCTCTGAGGCCGATGCCCTCCTTGAGGTGATCCATCTGCAGCAGATGCTCCTTCCACAGTCCATCGACGATCTGCAGCATGACCATGCGTTCCAGCTGCCGCATCTGGGCACTGCCGTTGCGTTCTTCCTGCGCCCGATAGGCCTGCTGGACCGATTCCTGCAATTTTTCGACAAAGTTCCCGTGGGAAAGCTCGACCCGCTCTTCTTGCGGCCAATCGAGCTTGAGATTGAACAGCTGCCCAACCCGCTCTTCAATGGTGTCCCATTCCCACTCCTCGGCATTTTCACGGTTGGGAGCGAGCTCATCGGCCACCTGCACGACCAGGTCACTGATGAAGTCATCGATTGTCGGTTGAATGTTGTCGCCTTCCAACACTTCGCGGCGCTGGCTGTAGACCACCTCGCGCTGCTTGTTCATGACATCGTCATACTCGAGCAGGTGTTTACGAATATCGAAGTTATGGCCTTCAACCTTGCGCTGGGCGTTTTCGATCGCCCGGGTGACCATGGAGTGCTCGATGGGCTCATCCTCCTCCATGCCCAGCTTGTCCATGATGGAACTGAGCCGGTCCGATCCGAAGATGCGCAGCAGATCGTCCTCAAGGGAGAGATAAAAGCGGGAAGAACCGGGGTCGCCCTGGCGGCCTGATCGGCCACGCAACTGGTTGTCGATGCGACGGCTCTCATGGCGGCCGGTTCCGAGAATATGCAGACCGCCGATCTCACGCACCCCCTCCCCGAGCTTGATATCGGTACCACGGCCGGCCATGTTGGTGGCGATGGTCACTCTCCCCTTCTGTCCGGCCTGGGCGATGATATCCGCTTCGCGCTCATGCTGCTTGGCATTGAGCACGTCATGGGCAATGCCTTCCTTGGCCAGCATTTTCGAGATCTTCTCCGAAACATCGATGGAGATCGTTCCCACGAGAATCGGTTGCCCCTTCTCGTTGAGCTCCTTGATTTCGCGGACGATGTTACGATACTTGGCAGCCTGGTTCTTATAGATCAGGTCCGCATAGTCCTTGCGGATCATCTTCTGATGGGTGGGAATGATGACCACATCGAGATTGTAGATTTTTTTGAACTCCGGCGCCTCGGTATCGGCGGTACCGGTCATGCCAGAGAGTTTGTCGTACATGCGAAAATAATTCTGAAAGGTGATCGAGGCCAGGGTCTGGTTCTCCTTCTCGATCTTGACCCCTTCCTTGGCTTCCAGCGCCTGGTGCAGTCCGTCGGAGTAGCGGCGTCCTTCCATGGTTCGACCGGTGAACTCGTCGACAATGACCACCGCCCCGTTGCGCACGATGTAGTCCACATCCCGCTGGAACACGAAATGAGCCTTGAGCGCCTGGTTGACATGGTGGAGATAGTTGATGTTGCGCGGGTCGTAAAGGTTATCCAGTTCCAGCAGTTCCTCGGCCATGCCCACGCCGTCGTCGGTGAGCATGACCTGGCGGGACTTTTCGTCCTTGGTGTAGTGATCTTCCGCCTTGAAATGGCGCATGATCCCATTGACCTTCTGGTAGAGGTCGGTGGTTTGATCGGCCGGACCGGAAATGATCAGCGGTGTGCGCGCCTCATCGATCAAAATCGAGTCGACCTCGTCGACAATGGCGTAGTTGAAGCCGCGCTGGCAGTAGTCTTCCAGGGAAAACTTCATGTTGTCGCGCAGGTAGTCGAAGCCGAACTCGTTGTTGGTGCCGTAGGTGATATCCGCTCCGTAGGCCTGGCGCCGCTCCTCATCGTTGAGCTCGTGGAGAATACAGCCGGTGGTCATTCCGAGAAAGCGATAGACCTGCCCCATCCACTCGACGTCGCGGCGGGCCAGGTAGTCGTTCACCGTAACCACGTGCACTCCCTTGCCGGAGAGGGCATTGAGATAGACCGGTGCGGTCGAGGTCAGGGTTTTGCCCTCACCGGTTTTCATCTCGGCAATTTTGCCCTGATGAAGGACGATGCCGCCGATGAGCTGAACATCGTAATGCCGCTCACCGAGGACGCGTTTTGCCGCCTCACGGACCACGGCAAAGGCCTCTGGCAACAGATCGTCAAGTGTCTCGCCCTGGGCGTAACGCTCCTTGAATTCAGCGGTTTTCGCGGTGAGTTCCTCATCGCTCAGCGGCTCGATCGAGGGTTCCAGTGCATTGATCGTCTTGACCATTTTGCGATACCGCTTGATCATGCGGTCATTTTTGCTACCAAAGGTTTTTGCCAGTACTTTTCCGAGC
Coding sequences within it:
- the secA gene encoding preprotein translocase subunit SecA yields the protein MLGKVLAKTFGSKNDRMIKRYRKMVKTINALEPSIEPLSDEELTAKTAEFKERYAQGETLDDLLPEAFAVVREAAKRVLGERHYDVQLIGGIVLHQGKIAEMKTGEGKTLTSTAPVYLNALSGKGVHVVTVNDYLARRDVEWMGQVYRFLGMTTGCILHELNDEERRQAYGADITYGTNNEFGFDYLRDNMKFSLEDYCQRGFNYAIVDEVDSILIDEARTPLIISGPADQTTDLYQKVNGIMRHFKAEDHYTKDEKSRQVMLTDDGVGMAEELLELDNLYDPRNINYLHHVNQALKAHFVFQRDVDYIVRNGAVVIVDEFTGRTMEGRRYSDGLHQALEAKEGVKIEKENQTLASITFQNYFRMYDKLSGMTGTADTEAPEFKKIYNLDVVIIPTHQKMIRKDYADLIYKNQAAKYRNIVREIKELNEKGQPILVGTISIDVSEKISKMLAKEGIAHDVLNAKQHEREADIIAQAGQKGRVTIATNMAGRGTDIKLGEGVREIGGLHILGTGRHESRRIDNQLRGRSGRQGDPGSSRFYLSLEDDLLRIFGSDRLSSIMDKLGMEEDEPIEHSMVTRAIENAQRKVEGHNFDIRKHLLEYDDVMNKQREVVYSQRREVLEGDNIQPTIDDFISDLVVQVADELAPNRENAEEWEWDTIEERVGQLFNLKLDWPQEERVELSHGNFVEKLQESVQQAYRAQEERNGSAQMRQLERMVMLQIVDGLWKEHLLQMDHLKEGIGLRGYGQKNPLLEYKREGYELFATMIEAIKQHTIANLMRIQLVQDEELARLEEERRQQREREMAEMKRLSASEPAEQDRKPVQRAEDKIGRNAPCPCGSGKKYKKCCGQAA
- a CDS encoding YfcE family phosphodiesterase, which gives rise to MKILLISDIHGNYPALAAVSAAVNTLDYSHILNCGDSLVYAPFPNQTIDWLRTNKVFSIRGNTDDRVIKLLKGKGFKKPSKAEKRIMYTSTAEALTAENRAFMLELKKKKLLRLGHAFIGLYHGSPANHEELLFDDTPEKRLKELAKETSCEIIVTGHSHTPYHRYVGGVHFINPGSVGRMFDGSPEASYAILQIKKGKIEVSHYRCPYDVDAVVQGITDSGLPEIYGEMFRAGKKFN